One part of the Amaranthus tricolor cultivar Red isolate AtriRed21 chromosome 16, ASM2621246v1, whole genome shotgun sequence genome encodes these proteins:
- the LOC130802510 gene encoding tropinone reductase homolog At5g06060-like, which yields MASNQNQNQNQNGIENNDQRWSLQGTNALVTGGTKGIGHAIVEELARLGSRVHTCARNQDELDGCLLDWKTKGFIVSGSICDCTSRPQRDSLMKTVDSIFHGRLDILVNNIGGSIYKDTCDYTEDDFTHVMSYCFESAYHLSQLAYPMLKKSEAGNIIFISSIASFFAVNAGSIYGSAKGAMNQLAKILACEWAKDNIRSNVVAPGFIKTPMAQEFFTNKKFVEGIEARTALGRVGESQEVSSIVAFLCMPASSYITGQTIFVDGGMSVYGFLPSFSNEEV from the exons ATGGCCagcaatcaaaatcaaaatcaaaatcaaaatggtATTGAAAACAATGATCAACGTTGGTCACTCCAAGGGACAAATGCCCTTGTTACTGGTGGTACCAAAGGAATTGg ACATGCAATTGTAGAAGAACTAGCAAGACTAGGAAGTCGTGTTCATACGTGTGCTCGTAACCAAGATGAACTTGATGGATGTTTGCTTGATTGGAAAACTAAGGGTTTTATAGTGAGTGGTTCAATTTGCGACTGTACTTCTCGCCCCCAAAGAGATAGCTTAATGAAGACCGTCGATTCTATCTTTCATGGAAGATTGGATATACTT GTAAATAATATTGGTGGTTCGATCTACAAAGATACGTGTGATTACACAGAGGATGATTTCACACATGTAATGTCATACTGCTTTGAGTCGGCTTACCATCTTTCTCAACTTGCGTATCCAATGTTAAAGAAGTCAGAAGCAGGCAACATCATTTTCATTTCATCTATTGCGAGTTTCTTTGCTGTTAATGCTGGTTCCATTTATGGATCTGCAAAAG GAGCAATGAATCAACTAGCCAAAATTCTAGCATGTGAATGGGCCAAAGACAATATCAGGAGTAATGTTGTTGCTCCGGGCTTCATCAAGACTCCAATGGCTCAAGAG TTTTTCACAAACAAGAAGTTTGTTGAGGGTATCGAAGCTCGAACAGCACTTGGACGTGTAGGAGAGTCCCAAGAGGTGTCATCAATAGTGGCATTTCTTTGCATGCCGGCATCTTCTTATATAACCGGCCAAACTATTTTTGTTGATGGAGGAATGAGTGTTTATGGTTTCTTGCCAAGTTTTTCCAATGAAGAAGTctag